From the Xenorhabdus ishibashii genome, one window contains:
- the nlpD gene encoding murein hydrolase activator NlpD: protein MKKIKWIIACTFMGAVLVGCSNPSNRPAPIVNIDTNRVSDNHAIRDRHLVNNAVNSSSLQGKIIYNRNYENIPKGSYNGSTYTVKHGDTLFYIAWITGSDFRDLSHKNNISEPYSLNVGQVLRIGNPTSKNGVLIASNSTKSKISQVDFQKINAYPANIDRPESGKMLPKKTISDGNISYSKVSTATDTGVNSAINGIDTINSWRWPAEGKILEGFTDSQGGNKGIDITGHRGQPVFATASGKVVYAGNALRGYGNLIIIKHNDDYLSAYAHNDTMLVREQQDVQAGQKIATMGSTGASSVRLHFEIRYKGKSVNPLRYLPQR, encoded by the coding sequence ATGAAAAAAATAAAATGGATAATTGCCTGTACTTTTATGGGAGCCGTATTGGTAGGTTGTAGTAATCCATCAAATCGTCCAGCCCCAATAGTGAATATCGATACAAATCGCGTATCAGATAATCATGCTATTAGAGACCGTCATCTAGTGAATAATGCTGTTAATAGTAGTTCGTTACAAGGGAAAATTATTTATAACCGTAACTACGAAAATATTCCCAAAGGAAGCTACAACGGGAGCACTTATACGGTTAAACATGGCGATACTTTGTTTTATATAGCCTGGATTACAGGTAGTGATTTCCGTGACTTATCTCACAAAAATAATATTTCAGAGCCTTATAGCTTAAATGTTGGTCAAGTCCTGAGAATAGGTAATCCAACCTCCAAAAATGGTGTATTAATAGCATCAAATAGTACTAAATCTAAAATTAGTCAGGTTGATTTTCAAAAAATTAATGCGTATCCTGCAAATATTGATAGACCAGAATCAGGAAAGATGTTGCCAAAGAAAACTATTTCTGATGGCAATATTTCTTATTCAAAAGTATCTACAGCAACAGATACAGGAGTAAATAGCGCTATTAATGGTATTGATACTATTAATAGTTGGAGGTGGCCGGCAGAAGGAAAAATTCTTGAAGGCTTTACTGATTCTCAAGGAGGAAATAAAGGCATTGATATTACGGGTCATCGTGGCCAACCCGTATTTGCAACAGCCAGTGGAAAAGTGGTTTATGCCGGAAATGCATTACGTGGCTATGGAAATCTAATAATAATAAAACATAACGATGACTACCTAAGTGCTTATGCGCACAACGACACAATGTTGGTTCGTGAGCAACAGGATGTTCAAGCGGGGCAAAAAATTGCCACTATGGGTAGCACCGGAGCAAGTTCAGTAAGATTGCATTTTGAAATTCGCTATAAGGGAAAATCCGTAAACCCGCTGCGTTATCTTCCGCAGCGATAA
- a CDS encoding protein-L-isoaspartate(D-aspartate) O-methyltransferase, whose protein sequence is MLKRSMKNLLAQLRQQGIHNEHLLEVIGKVPRECFVDEALAHKAYENTALPIGHGQTISQPYIVARMTELLNLTPESNVLEIGTGSGYQTAILAHLARRVFSVERIKGLQWQAKRRLKQLDLHNISTRHGDGWNGWPSKGPFDAIIVTAAPPEIPQALLQQLADGGVMVLPVGERTQLLKVVHRYGNDFHSDIIEPVRFVPLIQGELA, encoded by the coding sequence ATGTTAAAACGATCAATGAAAAATTTGCTGGCGCAATTGCGTCAGCAAGGAATTCACAATGAGCACCTGTTGGAGGTTATTGGCAAAGTACCTCGAGAATGTTTTGTGGATGAAGCTCTTGCACATAAGGCATATGAAAATACCGCCCTGCCTATTGGTCATGGGCAAACTATCTCCCAACCTTATATTGTCGCTCGCATGACAGAGTTGCTGAATTTAACCCCTGAATCTAATGTATTGGAAATTGGCACCGGCTCAGGTTATCAAACAGCAATACTTGCTCACTTAGCCAGACGCGTTTTCTCCGTGGAGCGGATTAAAGGCTTGCAGTGGCAGGCTAAGCGCAGATTGAAGCAACTCGACCTACACAATATCTCAACCCGACACGGTGATGGTTGGAATGGATGGCCATCAAAAGGGCCTTTTGACGCTATCATTGTCACAGCCGCACCACCAGAAATTCCGCAGGCATTACTCCAGCAACTTGCCGATGGAGGCGTGATGGTTTTACCTGTCGGTGAGCGAACTCAGTTACTGAAAGTGGTACATCGCTATGGGAATGATTTCCATAGCGACATTATCGAACCTGTCCGTTTTGTCCCCCTAATTCAAGGCGAACTAGCATAA
- the surE gene encoding 5'/3'-nucleotidase SurE — MLRILLSNDDGVTAPGIQTLAATLRKHYHVQVVAPDRNRSGASNALTLDRPLRINTLNNGDISVQEGTPTDCVYLGVNNLVLPRPDIVVSGINCGPNLGDDVIYSGTVAAAMEGRHLGLPALAISLNGNQHYETAAEVTVRLLALLQKSPLRAGNILNINVPDIPLEQIKGFRVTRCGRRSAAEQVYAMEDPKGNMLYWIGPPGEKSDFGPETDFAAVEEGFVSITPLQVDLTAYKAQELISDWLAKVGDIGEC; from the coding sequence ATGCTGCGGATATTGCTGAGTAACGATGATGGTGTCACCGCACCAGGTATTCAAACCTTAGCGGCTACATTGCGGAAACACTATCATGTTCAGGTCGTTGCACCTGACCGTAACCGTAGTGGTGCGTCGAATGCCTTAACGCTGGATCGCCCTTTGCGCATCAACACACTGAACAATGGTGATATCTCTGTTCAGGAAGGTACACCGACGGATTGTGTCTATTTGGGCGTGAATAATCTGGTACTTCCTCGTCCTGACATCGTCGTTTCTGGCATCAACTGTGGCCCTAACCTTGGTGATGACGTGATTTACTCTGGCACGGTTGCGGCTGCAATGGAAGGACGCCATTTAGGCTTACCGGCATTGGCGATATCACTCAATGGTAACCAACATTACGAAACGGCGGCAGAAGTGACAGTACGTTTATTAGCTCTGTTGCAAAAATCCCCATTGAGGGCGGGTAATATTTTGAATATTAATGTACCTGATATTCCCCTTGAACAAATCAAGGGATTTCGGGTGACGCGATGTGGTCGTCGTAGTGCTGCTGAACAAGTCTATGCCATGGAAGATCCCAAAGGTAATATGCTCTATTGGATAGGTCCTCCGGGAGAAAAAAGTGATTTTGGGCCTGAAACAGATTTTGCTGCGGTAGAAGAAGGATTTGTCTCCATTACCCCTTTGCAAGTGGACTTAACTGCTTATAAAGCCCAAGAGCTGATAAGTGATTGGTTGGCAAAAGTCGGGGATATTGGGGAATGTTAA
- the truD gene encoding tRNA pseudouridine(13) synthase TruD produces the protein MTLSELHWLHGQPEATGIVKATPEDFIVREDLGFSPDGEGEHIMVHLRKTGCNTQFVADHLARFAKIPARSVSYAGLKDRNAVTEQWFCLHIPGKQDPDFTAFQLEGCEVLAISRQKRKLRIGALKGNDFTLVLREISDQQSVEKRLRQIAQTGVPNYFGEQRFGRDGQNLVQAQRWADNEIHVKERNRRSFYLSACRSAMFNAVASRRIAQGEHQKVKNGDALQLTGRGSWFVVDEPELSVLQQRVMDGELQITAPLPGDKALGTQDQALDFEQQCLLDYEALWALVKRERVESARRAILVKPLNLHWEWQDDQTVILHFSLPSGSFATSVVRELINQDLGSFLDVA, from the coding sequence ATGACTTTGAGTGAATTACATTGGCTTCATGGCCAACCGGAAGCGACTGGTATTGTTAAAGCTACACCAGAAGATTTCATTGTTCGCGAAGATTTGGGATTTTCTCCTGATGGAGAAGGCGAACACATAATGGTACATCTTCGTAAAACAGGATGTAACACCCAATTTGTCGCGGATCATCTTGCCCGTTTTGCCAAAATACCGGCTCGTTCTGTCAGTTATGCGGGATTGAAAGATCGTAACGCAGTGACGGAACAGTGGTTCTGTTTACATATACCGGGGAAACAAGATCCAGATTTCACGGCATTCCAACTTGAAGGTTGTGAAGTGCTGGCAATTTCCCGCCAGAAACGCAAGCTGCGGATTGGCGCATTGAAAGGCAATGATTTCACTCTGGTATTAAGAGAAATTTCTGACCAACAATCTGTAGAAAAACGCTTGCGGCAGATAGCACAAACTGGCGTTCCAAATTATTTTGGTGAACAGCGTTTCGGGCGGGATGGACAAAACTTAGTTCAGGCTCAACGCTGGGCAGATAATGAAATCCATGTCAAGGAACGCAACCGCCGCAGTTTCTACCTTTCTGCCTGTCGCAGCGCGATGTTTAATGCTGTTGCCAGCAGACGTATCGCCCAGGGTGAACACCAGAAGGTAAAAAATGGTGATGCATTACAATTAACAGGGCGCGGTAGCTGGTTTGTCGTTGATGAACCTGAATTATCGGTATTGCAGCAGCGAGTAATGGATGGAGAGTTACAGATAACGGCTCCTTTACCGGGAGACAAAGCATTAGGAACGCAGGATCAGGCACTGGATTTCGAACAACAATGCTTATTGGATTACGAAGCTCTTTGGGCATTAGTCAAACGTGAGCGTGTGGAAAGCGCCCGTCGGGCAATATTGGTGAAACCGCTTAACCTGCATTGGGAATGGCAAGACGACCAAACTGTCATTCTGCATTTCTCTTTGCCATCTGGTAGCTTTGCAACCAGCGTTGTCAGAGAACTGATCAATCAGGATCTTGGCTCTTTCCTTGATGTAGCCTGA
- the ispF gene encoding 2-C-methyl-D-erythritol 2,4-cyclodiphosphate synthase, whose translation MRIGHGFDVHKFGGEGPLIIGGVRIPYEQGLIAHSDGDVALHAATDALLGAAALGDIGKLFPDTDPAFKGADSRELLKEAYRRIRAKGYRIGNLDITIIAQAPKMLPHISQMRVNLAEDLECHMDDINVKATTTEKLGFVGRKEGIACEAVALLVKE comes from the coding sequence ATGAGAATTGGACACGGTTTTGATGTGCATAAATTTGGTGGAGAAGGGCCATTGATCATTGGCGGTGTCCGCATTCCTTATGAACAAGGATTAATTGCCCATTCAGATGGCGATGTCGCCTTGCACGCTGCTACAGACGCCCTCTTGGGGGCGGCAGCATTGGGCGATATTGGTAAATTATTTCCCGATACCGACCCTGCTTTCAAAGGTGCAGATAGTCGTGAATTATTGAAAGAAGCCTACCGCCGTATCCGTGCGAAGGGCTATCGGATAGGGAACTTGGATATCACCATCATTGCACAGGCGCCGAAAATGTTGCCGCATATTTCCCAGATGCGGGTTAACCTGGCGGAAGATCTTGAATGTCATATGGATGATATTAACGTTAAAGCAACAACAACGGAAAAACTGGGGTTTGTTGGCCGTAAAGAAGGTATTGCCTGCGAAGCGGTTGCTTTGTTGGTAAAGGAATGA
- the ispD gene encoding 2-C-methyl-D-erythritol 4-phosphate cytidylyltransferase, whose product MNKSQLHSPADVSLAEIIALIPAAGIGSRMKSDCPKQYLNVAGKTILEHTLAALFEHPRIQRVIIALNPADTQFAQLPIASDPRITTVIGGEERADSVLAGLDYLSDLPTDRTTWVLVHDAARPCLHRNDLDNLLQIIDHNARSPDVCGGLLASPVRDTMKRMVSQSVAGSSTINHALIAHTVDRNGLWHALTPQLFPLQLLRDCLIKTLADQACITDESSALEHCGYRPVLINGRADNIKVTQPEDLALAEFYLSQKAKESIV is encoded by the coding sequence ATGAATAAGTCACAACTTCATTCCCCTGCTGATGTTTCTCTTGCTGAAATTATCGCCTTGATCCCTGCTGCGGGTATCGGTAGCAGGATGAAATCAGATTGCCCAAAACAGTATCTGAACGTTGCCGGAAAAACAATTCTTGAACATACCTTAGCAGCACTGTTTGAGCATCCGCGTATACAACGCGTTATTATTGCGCTGAATCCTGCTGATACACAATTTGCGCAATTACCCATCGCTTCTGATCCAAGAATTACGACAGTAATTGGCGGCGAAGAGCGAGCTGATTCGGTTCTGGCTGGGTTAGATTATCTGTCTGATTTGCCTACAGACAGGACAACTTGGGTTTTAGTGCATGATGCTGCCCGTCCTTGTCTTCATAGAAATGATCTTGATAACTTGCTACAGATTATTGATCACAACGCAAGATCTCCTGATGTATGTGGTGGATTATTAGCATCACCTGTGAGGGACACGATGAAACGCATGGTATCGCAATCAGTGGCAGGATCGTCCACAATTAACCACGCATTAATTGCCCATACCGTTGACCGCAACGGGCTTTGGCATGCTTTGACTCCACAACTATTCCCTTTGCAGTTATTACGTGATTGTTTGATCAAAACACTTGCAGATCAAGCCTGTATCACCGATGAATCTTCGGCGCTTGAGCATTGTGGGTATCGTCCTGTGTTAATTAATGGACGAGCGGACAATATCAAAGTAACCCAGCCTGAAGATTTGGCACTGGCGGAATTTTATCTATCCCAAAAAGCTAAGGAATCTATCGTATGA
- the ftsB gene encoding cell division protein FtsB, translating to MGKLTLLLLVLLGWLQYSLWFGKNGIHDYVRVKAEVDKQGIDNFKLKARNDQLFAEIKDLKGGQEAIEERARNELGMIKPGESFYRMVPDISKHNAQ from the coding sequence ATGGGCAAACTAACGCTACTATTATTGGTTCTGCTGGGATGGTTACAGTATTCGCTGTGGTTCGGTAAAAATGGCATTCACGATTATGTGCGAGTTAAGGCTGAAGTTGATAAACAAGGGATTGATAACTTCAAACTGAAAGCACGTAACGACCAGCTATTTGCTGAAATTAAGGATCTTAAAGGGGGGCAGGAAGCGATTGAAGAACGCGCTCGTAATGAATTGGGCATGATTAAACCAGGAGAATCTTTTTATCGTATGGTGCCAGATATCTCAAAACATAATGCGCAATAA
- the cysC gene encoding adenylyl-sulfate kinase, with translation MAQENIVWHSHVLDRVQRESANGHSALVIWFTGLSGSGKSTLAGALEQALFAQGIKTYLLDGDNVRHGLCNDLGFSEIDRQENIRRVGEVAKLMVDAGLVVLTAFISPHRAERQKIRELIEEGRFIEVYVDTPLEICESRDPKGLYKKARAGELHNFTGIDAVYEAPEQPEIYLDGSQSVGFSVEKLLFALKNYQILPT, from the coding sequence GTGGCTCAGGAGAATATCGTCTGGCATTCACATGTTTTAGATAGGGTACAGCGGGAAAGCGCAAATGGGCATTCTGCACTGGTGATTTGGTTCACAGGGTTATCAGGCTCAGGAAAATCCACTCTTGCAGGCGCATTGGAGCAGGCATTGTTTGCTCAGGGCATCAAAACATACTTACTGGATGGCGATAATGTGCGTCATGGCCTATGCAATGATTTAGGCTTTTCTGAAATAGATCGGCAGGAAAATATCCGACGAGTCGGTGAAGTTGCAAAATTGATGGTTGATGCAGGGCTGGTTGTCCTGACGGCCTTTATTTCCCCTCATAGGGCAGAACGGCAAAAGATACGTGAATTAATAGAAGAGGGGCGATTTATTGAAGTGTATGTTGATACACCATTAGAGATATGTGAATCCCGTGATCCCAAAGGACTGTATAAAAAAGCACGAGCGGGAGAATTGCACAATTTCACCGGAATTGATGCTGTCTATGAAGCCCCCGAACAGCCAGAAATCTATTTAGATGGTTCACAATCTGTAGGATTTTCGGTTGAAAAACTGCTTTTTGCTCTGAAAAACTACCAAATCCTGCCAACTTAA
- the cysN gene encoding sulfate adenylyltransferase subunit CysN: MPALAYNETIASQIKQQGGVEAYLREQQEKGLLRFLTCGSVDDGKSTLIGRLLHDTRQIYEDQLATLQSDSKRIGTQGEKLDLALLVDGLAAEREQGITIDVAYRYFSTEKRKFIIADTPGHEQYTRNMATGASTSELSILLIDARKGVQEQTRRHSFISTLLGIRHLVVAVNKMDLVGYQQEIFEQIKQNYLNFAAQLPTDLNIYFVPISALEGDNIVIRSENMAWYTGETLLDILEIVDVKTKATEQPLRFPVQYVNRPDLDFRGYSGTLSSGVLWQGQQIKVMPSGVVSTVESIVTFHGDLTFAVPGEAITIVLKDEVDISRGDLLVAVEDQMSATHHALVDVVWMSEQPLIQGQSLDIKVAGKKSRGKVDNIQYQVDINNLTQKVAVELPLNAIGRVEFSFDEPLLLDSYAQNADTGGIILIDRLTNVTVGAGLVREIQADVYEEPKEYSEFELELNQLVRRHFPHWGVRDLLGGK; this comes from the coding sequence ATGCCAGCACTTGCATATAATGAAACCATTGCGAGTCAGATCAAGCAACAAGGTGGAGTTGAAGCTTATCTTCGGGAGCAGCAGGAGAAAGGATTACTGCGCTTTTTAACCTGCGGCAGCGTGGATGATGGCAAAAGTACATTAATTGGCCGCTTATTACATGACACACGCCAGATTTATGAAGATCAACTGGCAACCTTACAAAGCGATAGCAAGCGAATAGGGACTCAGGGAGAAAAGCTCGATCTGGCTTTATTAGTAGATGGGTTGGCGGCTGAACGGGAACAGGGTATCACCATTGACGTCGCATACCGCTATTTTTCCACGGAAAAGCGGAAATTCATCATTGCAGACACCCCAGGGCATGAACAATATACCCGCAATATGGCGACAGGTGCGTCAACCAGTGAACTTTCTATTTTATTGATCGATGCACGCAAAGGTGTTCAGGAACAAACTCGCCGTCACAGTTTTATCAGTACCTTGTTGGGGATCCGTCACTTGGTGGTGGCAGTTAATAAAATGGATCTGGTTGGATATCAGCAAGAGATATTTGAACAAATCAAGCAAAATTATTTAAATTTTGCGGCACAATTACCTACTGATCTAAACATCTATTTCGTTCCAATTTCGGCGTTGGAAGGGGATAACATCGTCATCCGCAGCGAAAACATGGCGTGGTATACAGGGGAAACTTTACTGGATATCTTGGAGATTGTAGACGTCAAAACAAAAGCGACGGAACAGCCCTTGCGTTTTCCGGTGCAGTATGTCAACCGACCTGATCTTGATTTTCGTGGATACAGCGGCACATTGTCATCGGGCGTTTTATGGCAAGGCCAGCAAATAAAAGTTATGCCGTCTGGTGTGGTTTCTACGGTGGAAAGCATTGTCACTTTTCATGGCGATCTCACATTTGCCGTGCCTGGAGAGGCTATTACCATCGTATTAAAAGATGAAGTAGATATTAGCCGTGGTGATTTACTGGTTGCTGTTGAAGATCAAATGAGCGCGACTCACCATGCTTTGGTTGATGTTGTCTGGATGTCAGAACAGCCACTGATTCAAGGGCAAAGTTTGGATATCAAAGTAGCAGGCAAAAAAAGCCGTGGTAAAGTCGATAATATTCAATATCAGGTGGATATTAACAACCTGACACAGAAAGTCGCAGTTGAGTTACCCCTCAACGCCATTGGGCGGGTGGAGTTTTCATTTGATGAACCTTTATTGCTCGACAGCTACGCGCAAAATGCAGATACCGGTGGCATTATCCTGATTGATCGTCTGACCAATGTTACCGTAGGTGCGGGATTGGTGCGTGAAATTCAGGCAGATGTTTACGAGGAGCCTAAAGAGTACAGTGAGTTTGAACTGGAACTTAACCAATTAGTTCGTCGCCACTTCCCGCACTGGGGAGTACGTGATCTATTGGGAGGAAAATAA
- the cysD gene encoding sulfate adenylyltransferase subunit CysD — MDEKKLTHLQQLEAESIHIIREVAAEFANPVMLYSIGKDSSVMLHLARKAFYPGKLPFPLLHVDTGWKFQDMYNFRDRTAEKYGFELLVYRNPQGEALGINPFIHGSAKHTDIMKTEGLKQALDKYGFDAAFGGARRDEEKSRAKERIYSFRDRSHRWDPKNQRPELWRNYNGQINKGESIRVFPLSNWTELDIWQYIYLEQIDIVPLYFAKSRPVVQREGTLIMVDDDRIDLKSGEVISQRKVRFRTLGCWPLTGAVESGAETLPEIIEEMLISTTSERQGRLIDSDQSGSMELKKRQGYF, encoded by the coding sequence ATGGACGAAAAAAAACTGACACACTTACAGCAACTTGAAGCTGAAAGTATCCATATTATTCGGGAAGTAGCTGCTGAATTTGCCAACCCCGTCATGCTCTATTCGATTGGCAAAGATTCCTCAGTGATGCTGCATCTTGCACGTAAAGCATTTTATCCGGGAAAACTGCCTTTCCCTTTATTGCACGTAGATACAGGCTGGAAATTTCAGGACATGTACAACTTCCGTGATCGCACAGCGGAAAAATATGGTTTTGAGTTACTGGTTTACCGTAATCCACAAGGAGAGGCATTGGGAATTAATCCTTTTATTCATGGCAGTGCCAAACATACCGATATCATGAAAACAGAAGGATTGAAGCAGGCTCTGGATAAATATGGCTTTGATGCAGCATTTGGCGGAGCGCGGCGTGATGAAGAAAAATCGCGCGCTAAAGAACGAATTTACTCATTCCGTGATCGTTCCCATCGTTGGGACCCCAAAAACCAGCGTCCCGAACTTTGGCGCAATTATAACGGCCAGATTAACAAAGGGGAAAGTATCCGCGTCTTCCCGTTATCCAACTGGACAGAGTTGGATATCTGGCAATACATCTACTTGGAGCAGATCGATATCGTCCCCCTCTATTTTGCTAAATCTCGTCCGGTTGTTCAGCGCGAGGGGACATTAATTATGGTTGATGATGATCGCATCGATCTGAAATCAGGGGAAGTAATTAGCCAGCGCAAAGTGCGCTTTAGGACACTTGGCTGCTGGCCTCTGACCGGAGCTGTAGAATCAGGAGCAGAAACGTTGCCGGAAATCATCGAAGAAATGTTGATATCAACCACTAGTGAACGGCAAGGTCGGCTGATTGATAGTGATCAGTCGGGTTCTATGGAGCTGAAAAAGCGTCAGGGTTATTTTTAA
- a CDS encoding phosphoadenylyl-sulfate reductase produces MSRLNLSELVALAPEQQITSLAEINQQLEVLDARERVRWALEHLSGEFVLSSSFGIQAAVCLHLVTREYPDIPVVLTDTGYLFPETYQFIDKLTEKLNLNLKIFRAEYSPAWQEARYGKLWEQGIEGIERYNQINKVEPMNRALKTLQAQSWFAGLRRQQSESRTHLPVLAIQRGVFKILPIIDWDNRQVHQYLTKYGLEYHPLWEQGYLSVGDTHTTQKWEPGMSEEQTRFFGLKRECGLHEG; encoded by the coding sequence ATGAGCCGACTGAATTTATCGGAGCTGGTGGCACTGGCTCCAGAGCAGCAAATCACGTCATTGGCAGAAATCAATCAACAACTGGAGGTGTTGGATGCCCGTGAACGTGTGAGATGGGCGTTGGAACATCTGTCTGGTGAATTTGTGCTTTCCTCTAGTTTTGGTATTCAGGCGGCGGTTTGCTTGCATCTGGTGACGCGGGAGTACCCTGATATTCCTGTGGTTCTGACCGATACGGGATACCTATTTCCTGAAACGTATCAATTTATCGATAAATTGACTGAAAAACTCAATCTGAACTTGAAGATTTTTCGTGCAGAATATTCTCCGGCTTGGCAAGAAGCACGTTATGGCAAATTATGGGAACAGGGAATAGAGGGGATAGAACGTTATAACCAAATCAACAAAGTTGAGCCTATGAACCGCGCATTAAAAACGCTACAGGCACAAAGCTGGTTTGCGGGCTTGCGTCGTCAGCAATCAGAAAGCCGTACCCATTTACCTGTGCTGGCAATTCAACGAGGGGTGTTCAAAATCTTGCCCATTATTGATTGGGACAATCGGCAGGTACATCAATATCTGACAAAGTATGGTCTTGAATACCATCCATTATGGGAGCAGGGTTACCTTTCTGTGGGAGATACGCATACCACCCAAAAATGGGAACCAGGTATGAGTGAAGAACAAACTCGTTTTTTTGGTTTGAAACGTGAGTGCGGTTTGCACGAAGGTTAA
- the cysI gene encoding assimilatory sulfite reductase (NADPH) hemoprotein subunit, with the protein MSNVSKEKPDPLIVEGKLADSERMKLDSNYLRGTISEDLKNGLTGGFEGDNFLLIRFHGMYQQDDRDIRAERAEQKLEPRHAMMLRCRLPGGIITPKQWLGIDRFATENTLYGSIRLTNRQTFQFHGILKNNLKPAHQLLAQMGLDSLATANDVNRNVLCTSNPVQSALHQQAYEWAKKISEHLLPRTNAYAEIWLDKEKIATTDEEPILGTTYLPRKFKTSVVIPPQNDVDLHANDMNFVAIAENDQLIGFNVLVGGGLAMTHGDKKTFPRLASEFGFIALEHTLAIAEAIVTTQRDWGNRTDRKNAKTKYTLERVGIETFKQEVEKRAGVKFEAIRPYQFTGRGDQIGWLKGIDDQWHLTLFIENGRLLDYPNQPLKTGIAEIAKIHKGDFRLTANQNLIVAGIPESEKSRIEEIARAHGLIDDSVTTLRHHAMACVSFPTCPLAMAEAERFLPTFVDYVDALMQKHGVGDEEIILRVTGCPNGCGRAMLAEIGLVGKALDRYNLHLGGNRIGDRIPRMYRENITSAEILEILDELIGRWALERHTDECFGDFLIRADIIKPVLNSAVDFYDWQEAV; encoded by the coding sequence ATGAGCAATGTGAGCAAAGAAAAACCAGATCCTTTGATCGTCGAAGGTAAACTTGCAGACAGCGAACGGATGAAGTTGGACAGTAATTATCTGCGAGGAACGATTAGCGAAGATTTAAAAAATGGGCTGACAGGTGGATTTGAGGGGGATAATTTCCTCCTTATCCGCTTTCATGGTATGTATCAGCAAGATGACCGTGATATTCGGGCGGAGCGCGCAGAACAAAAACTCGAACCGCGCCATGCCATGATGCTGCGTTGTCGTTTGCCTGGGGGAATTATTACGCCAAAACAGTGGTTGGGTATTGATCGGTTTGCAACAGAAAATACGTTGTATGGCAGTATTAGATTAACCAACCGCCAGACATTCCAGTTTCATGGGATCTTAAAAAATAATCTCAAGCCAGCACACCAATTATTGGCACAAATGGGGTTGGATTCACTGGCTACCGCCAACGACGTCAATCGTAACGTGCTGTGTACATCTAATCCAGTGCAATCTGCTTTACACCAACAGGCTTATGAGTGGGCAAAAAAGATATCGGAACATCTGCTGCCTCGTACCAATGCGTATGCTGAAATCTGGTTGGATAAAGAAAAAATTGCAACAACCGATGAAGAACCGATTCTTGGCACTACTTACCTGCCACGTAAATTCAAAACATCGGTGGTTATCCCGCCACAAAATGATGTGGATCTGCATGCCAACGATATGAACTTTGTCGCTATTGCGGAAAATGATCAATTAATTGGTTTTAACGTATTGGTGGGTGGGGGATTAGCCATGACCCACGGCGACAAAAAAACCTTTCCACGGCTGGCGAGTGAATTTGGTTTTATTGCACTGGAGCACACACTGGCAATTGCGGAGGCGATAGTGACCACCCAACGTGATTGGGGTAACCGGACTGACCGTAAAAATGCGAAAACCAAATATACCCTTGAACGTGTGGGCATTGAAACCTTCAAACAAGAGGTTGAAAAACGTGCTGGCGTGAAATTTGAAGCAATTCGCCCGTATCAATTCACTGGTCGGGGTGATCAAATTGGTTGGTTAAAAGGCATTGATGATCAATGGCATCTGACCTTATTTATTGAAAATGGTCGTTTGTTGGATTATCCCAACCAGCCATTAAAAACTGGGATTGCAGAAATTGCGAAAATCCATAAAGGAGATTTTCGTCTGACAGCCAACCAAAACCTGATTGTGGCAGGGATACCTGAGAGTGAAAAATCGCGGATCGAAGAAATTGCCCGTGCCCATGGCTTAATTGACGATAGCGTGACAACTTTGCGTCACCACGCTATGGCTTGTGTTTCATTTCCTACTTGTCCGTTAGCGATGGCCGAAGCAGAGCGTTTCCTGCCGACTTTTGTCGATTATGTTGATGCGTTAATGCAAAAGCATGGTGTTGGTGATGAAGAGATCATACTGCGCGTTACAGGTTGCCCCAATGGATGCGGCAGGGCGATGCTGGCAGAAATTGGGCTGGTGGGTAAAGCGCTTGATCGTTACAACCTGCATCTTGGTGGAAATCGCATAGGTGATCGAATTCCCCGCATGTACAGGGAAAATATCACATCAGCAGAGATCCTTGAGATACTGGATGAATTAATTGGTCGTTGGGCATTGGAGCGTCATACCGATGAATGTTTCGGTGATTTTCTGATCCGTGCTGATATCATCAAGCCAGTATTGAATTCGGCCGTCGATTTTTATGATTGGCAGGAGGCAGTATGA